The following are encoded together in the Capsulimonas corticalis genome:
- a CDS encoding DinB family protein: MQLNELYPFWGDIHQELIDAIESLTEPQILMRPAPPLPSVAEIVLEFVTEARFFVGRLIGGNEYEVPRRADYGTSRALVELLEATRELEELIMEPFSREGLRAVRTVPADPKENRPETNMTVAWLIWHAMEREIYHYGRIRQRIQDGARGAWNGHLN; this comes from the coding sequence ATGCAACTCAACGAACTCTACCCCTTTTGGGGAGATATCCATCAAGAGCTGATCGACGCGATTGAATCGCTGACCGAGCCGCAGATCCTCATGCGGCCCGCGCCGCCGCTGCCGTCGGTCGCCGAGATTGTGCTGGAGTTTGTGACCGAGGCGCGTTTCTTCGTGGGGCGCCTCATTGGCGGCAACGAATACGAAGTTCCAAGGCGCGCGGATTACGGGACGTCGCGCGCGCTCGTGGAGCTGCTGGAGGCGACGCGTGAGCTGGAAGAACTGATCATGGAGCCCTTCTCACGCGAGGGCCTGCGGGCGGTGCGGACCGTTCCCGCCGACCCGAAGGAAAATCGGCCGGAAACGAATATGACGGTCGCGTGGCTGATCTGGCATGCGATGGAGCGCGAGATCTACCACTACGGCCGTATCCGACAGCGAATCCAGGACGGCGCGCGCGGAGCTTGGAACGGACATTTGAATTGA
- a CDS encoding ArnT family glycosyltransferase: MLLALIVLTAIVVRVIGVADDPPMWLSWSSGIFTDEGFYTLDARHRALFGTLAPGNFHDRLLSPLLSFIQEAAFRQSGFGVDVLIARGVSLAFSLLTLLLLWLGLRRSVGRSVADLGLLFLAFAAPYLLYNRMALQETPTTFWLVAAFTSWAYGESADGRKRAIWFAAAGMSLGVAIVFKSLAGIAAPAILIACCWRGNPAEHRAGFWSLAGLGVVLGIEAIVWTIPHGRELRRMNAYFVSHQILPRTLLSVWLNIRRAFWDGERGLLPYLCAFLPSVIVLAAIAARRVRSRASWLMWGWIAGGVAFCLLSNYAPSRYYVLFLPALCALAAMGAQSIGRLPRIACVCVFLAVSGAWIVKQETERSVTIFSMPSDIVRMLGISSDVRMVGDFAPEICLDTKYTAAPVQPGLSNDDHPVERLNATHIAVTRAPKWRGWWIAHYPKLVTPEHFVGAVELGGDGRYVVDIYRVR; encoded by the coding sequence TCGTGGAGCAGCGGGATCTTCACCGACGAGGGGTTTTACACCCTGGATGCGCGCCATCGCGCGCTCTTCGGAACGCTGGCGCCGGGCAACTTTCACGACCGTCTGCTTTCGCCGCTGCTCAGCTTCATTCAGGAAGCGGCGTTCCGACAGTCTGGCTTCGGTGTGGATGTTCTGATCGCGCGCGGCGTTTCCCTCGCGTTCAGCCTATTAACGCTGTTGCTGTTATGGCTGGGCCTGCGCCGCAGCGTGGGGCGCTCTGTGGCGGATCTCGGCCTGCTGTTTCTCGCGTTCGCGGCGCCGTATCTGCTTTATAACCGAATGGCCTTGCAGGAAACTCCGACGACCTTTTGGTTGGTGGCGGCCTTCACGAGCTGGGCGTACGGCGAAAGCGCCGATGGGCGAAAGCGCGCCATATGGTTTGCGGCGGCGGGAATGAGTTTAGGCGTTGCGATTGTCTTTAAATCGCTCGCCGGGATCGCCGCGCCCGCCATTCTGATTGCTTGTTGCTGGCGAGGGAATCCTGCTGAACACCGCGCTGGCTTCTGGAGCCTTGCAGGATTAGGCGTTGTGCTTGGGATCGAAGCCATTGTCTGGACGATCCCGCATGGCCGTGAGTTGCGGCGCATGAACGCATACTTCGTATCGCATCAGATCCTTCCGCGCACGTTGCTCTCTGTGTGGCTGAATATCCGGCGCGCATTCTGGGACGGTGAGCGCGGTCTGTTGCCATATCTCTGCGCGTTCCTGCCATCCGTGATTGTGCTGGCCGCTATCGCCGCGCGACGTGTGCGCAGTCGGGCGTCATGGCTGATGTGGGGTTGGATCGCTGGCGGCGTCGCCTTCTGTCTGCTCTCGAATTACGCGCCGAGCCGTTATTATGTGCTGTTCCTGCCGGCGCTCTGCGCCCTGGCCGCGATGGGGGCGCAATCGATTGGACGATTGCCGCGCATCGCTTGCGTCTGCGTATTCCTCGCCGTCAGCGGCGCCTGGATCGTAAAGCAAGAGACGGAGCGAAGCGTGACAATCTTTTCCATGCCTTCCGATATCGTCCGCATGCTGGGAATATCGTCCGATGTCCGTATGGTGGGAGATTTTGCTCCGGAGATTTGTCTGGATACAAAGTATACGGCGGCGCCGGTGCAGCCGGGGTTGTCGAACGACGACCATCCCGTCGAGCGTTTGAATGCGACCCATATCGCCGTGACGCGCGCGCCGAAGTGGCGAGGATGGTGGATTGCGCACTATCCGAAGCTGGTGACGCCGGAGCACTTTGTGGGGGCGGTGGAACTGGGCGGCGACGGGCGTTATGTGGTGGATATTTATCGGGTTCGGTAG
- the carB gene encoding carbamoyl-phosphate synthase large subunit, translating to MPKNPDVKKVLVIGSGPIIIGQAAEFDYAGTQACQSLREEGVSVVLVNSNPATIMTDPETADAVYIEPLTVEFIERIIAKERPDGLLPTLGGQTGLNMAIALAEAGILEKYNVKLLGTPLATIRKAEDREIFRSLMREIGEPVPESWIIEDEGALVELSKAEGNPWPLIVRPAYTLGGTGGGIARTPEQLVEIGSRGLKLSPSHQVMVERYLTGWKEIEYEVMRDAADTCITVCNMENFDPMGMHTGDSIVVAPSQTLSDKEYQMMRTASLKIIRALGIEGGCNVQMALDPDSFNYYIIEVNPRVSRSSALASKATGYPIARVASKIAIGLRLDEIQNAVTKKTLACFEPALDYIIVKIPRWPFDKFTAADRRITTQMKATGEVMAIDRTFEGGLFKAIRSLEIGQVGLRPKNGDLLTDMEIEAGLQSATDQRLFLIAEAFHRGLLVEEVADLSGVDPWFLTKIQRLVQFEAKLREQSARFHHVETLDEEAQALLVAAKNKGFADRHLADVLGVKETQLRAWRKTAHCAPIYKMVDTCAAEFEAETPYFYSCYGGETEGVSV from the coding sequence ATGCCAAAGAACCCAGATGTGAAGAAAGTGCTTGTGATCGGCAGCGGGCCGATCATTATCGGCCAGGCGGCCGAGTTTGACTATGCCGGCACGCAGGCGTGCCAGTCGCTGCGCGAAGAGGGCGTTTCGGTCGTCCTCGTCAACTCGAATCCGGCGACGATCATGACGGATCCCGAGACCGCCGACGCCGTTTATATCGAGCCGCTGACCGTGGAGTTTATCGAGCGGATCATCGCCAAGGAGCGTCCCGACGGACTGCTGCCGACGCTGGGCGGCCAGACGGGCTTGAATATGGCGATCGCGCTGGCCGAGGCGGGCATTCTGGAGAAGTACAATGTCAAGCTTCTCGGCACGCCGCTCGCCACCATTCGCAAGGCGGAAGATCGCGAGATCTTCCGGTCGCTGATGCGCGAAATCGGCGAGCCGGTCCCCGAATCCTGGATTATTGAAGATGAGGGCGCGCTGGTCGAACTGTCGAAGGCCGAAGGCAACCCATGGCCGCTGATCGTTCGCCCCGCCTATACGCTCGGCGGCACCGGCGGCGGGATCGCCCGCACGCCCGAGCAGTTGGTCGAGATCGGGTCGCGCGGTTTGAAGCTGTCGCCGAGCCATCAGGTTATGGTCGAGCGCTATCTGACCGGCTGGAAAGAGATCGAGTATGAGGTGATGCGCGACGCCGCCGACACCTGCATCACCGTCTGCAACATGGAGAACTTCGATCCCATGGGCATGCACACGGGCGACTCGATCGTTGTGGCGCCGTCGCAGACGCTCTCGGACAAAGAGTATCAGATGATGCGCACGGCGTCGCTCAAGATCATCCGGGCGCTCGGCATCGAAGGCGGCTGCAACGTGCAGATGGCGCTCGATCCCGACTCCTTCAACTACTACATCATCGAAGTGAACCCGCGCGTCTCGCGCTCGTCGGCGCTGGCGAGTAAGGCGACGGGTTATCCCATCGCCCGCGTGGCCTCCAAGATCGCCATCGGGTTGCGGCTGGACGAGATCCAGAACGCCGTCACCAAGAAGACGCTGGCGTGCTTCGAGCCGGCTCTGGACTACATCATCGTCAAGATCCCACGCTGGCCATTCGATAAGTTCACCGCCGCCGACCGCCGGATCACCACGCAGATGAAGGCGACGGGCGAAGTCATGGCGATCGACCGCACCTTTGAGGGCGGCTTGTTCAAGGCCATCCGAAGTCTGGAAATCGGACAGGTCGGGCTGCGTCCCAAGAACGGCGACTTGCTGACGGACATGGAGATTGAGGCCGGCCTGCAAAGCGCGACCGACCAGCGCCTCTTCCTGATCGCTGAAGCCTTCCACCGTGGGCTGTTGGTAGAGGAAGTCGCGGACCTGAGCGGCGTCGATCCCTGGTTCCTGACCAAGATCCAGCGGCTCGTCCAGTTTGAGGCCAAGCTGCGCGAACAGTCCGCGCGTTTCCATCACGTGGAGACGCTCGACGAAGAGGCGCAGGCGCTGCTGGTGGCCGCCAAGAACAAGGGCTTTGCCGACCGGCATCTGGCCGATGTCCTCGGTGTGAAAGAGACCCAGCTTCGCGCCTGGCGCAAAACGGCGCACTGCGCGCCGATCTACAAGATGGTGGACACCTGCGCCGCCGAGTTTGAAGCGGAGACCCCGTACTTCTACTCGTGCTATGGCGGGGAGACGGAAGGGGTGTCGGTATGA